The Dreissena polymorpha isolate Duluth1 chromosome 9, UMN_Dpol_1.0, whole genome shotgun sequence genome contains the following window.
TTATTTGCTGCACAAGTCATAGCtaatgatatatttatttcataaaaatatcagACAATGTAGAGATCACAGGAACAAGTTTATGTAATGTAACACCGTCCAAACATGTTTGCAAGGCAATAGAACGGAAATCTGAATTTGTTAGCAGAGAATAATCAAATACAACTTCTTATATTATGTtgccatatttttttatcaagaaagcCCTGCAAAGTCTTTCAGGTAAGTACACTAGCTTTTGAGCAAGTTTCGTGTGCAGCCTGTTCAATAACATAAAGCAGTTCAAGTACAATATGTCCAGGCAATGTGTATTACAGACTTGTTTGGCTTGTCGCTAGCAAACAGttccttaaaaataaacatatgtgtAAAAGATGGTCATTACAAATATTGCACTGACATTTCCGTTTCGAAGATGAGCGATACACATAAAGATAGAATTCAATGCGTTTTGCTGAGTAAATTTGGAAATGACATTTGTGAAGACATGACTTAATTcatgttaataatatttatatgctTCCTATTATGGTCAAATCCGTACATCAGTTGTAACAACTTAACAGTCGATGTTTGCATGTCACATCTATTACCATTGTATggaatataaacatattaacgTGTTCGCTTCACAATTTTGcctgaaaaaatataaatatcatacataaataaaataaataataaatcattcCTAAAGACTCTATTATTGCAGTGACACCGTCTTTTTTTCGAATTAGAGTGCTGTCACAAGCGTAGCCAAGCAACACCGTCCAGGATTTCAGCATATTTTCTTTGCAGCTGAAGAGAAAGATCTGtttatttgtatacaaaatatCGACAAACTAAACATATAATACCCAAGTATTAGCCCACTGTCAATTGAATGCTCATTATAACTATCTTACCCATGAATACATTTACGCATGCGTATAATTTTAATAgtggcatatttatttaaaccagATAGTATCACGTCTTTCCTGCTAAGTAACTTTGTATTCACAACTTGGTTAGATGATACTTAGTACGTCCTCCGATAAATAAAAGTGTAAACATGTTCATATGCAACTATAGCTTGCCCTTAAACCCTTCAAATACTTTCTGTTCAGCTGTGCGACCCTGCAATAACTTGTTTGCAAATTGTActcttatattgcctgtatgtaGGATAAGGCATATGTAGTATTTGGTTTTGTTTTCGGTTCATGTGATACCAGGAAGAAAAGCTAATATTTTTGAcgcctttgttttttttttgagtCAAAAATATGCATGCCTTTTTCAATACTACCACTGTCACCACTACAGTAAGAACGAAAAGCAACAAACAACTTAGTTCATCTCGTTTGCATTGTCGCTTTCTGGCAATGTTACAGGAAGGGTGAAGCATACTTAAACGGTCAAATAACACCAACACGAACATTTTCAATCCATTGCTCATCATATTACGTATACACACTGAAAGATCAATAAAATCGTGAGCTCGTTATGccttaaaatacaataaatgacCAGATTCCCTTTGTGTATTTATCGATTAAAGATgttatcaaaatgtttatttttctgcCTAACAGAGCTTAAAACTAAGGCGGTTTactatattaaaacataattgtttaaGATAGATCATAGTTTACACAATATGCATGTGGTTAACATATCAATTGTTAAGCATTTTTGTGacaatcttttttgtttttcctAATGGTATGGATACTTCATCCAtaaattcaaaacaattaaattaaaacaaatccaAAATGTAGACCTACATTACTGAACGATTACATTTGACTTAGTTAATATCATGCTAATACAACGCACATGTAAATAAAGCTAAGCAAgtgtattttattatgaaaatcacCCAAATTACACGTTATTAAAAATGTTGCATCCATATATAATGGATATGCGCATTATGGCCGATCGGTGATTTATCAGGGGGCTATTGTCATTtgataacaaataattcatgtttGAAGGAATTTGTTTAGTTTCCCCGAGAGACATAGGAACTAATCACGGCATTATGATGAAACTGTTTATGGTGAAATGTGCAATTTGTAAGGTCGTTGCACCGAATGGGTTGTCGGGGAGTTATTGCATTGTTTAAAgcacatataaacacattttttttatgtgtaaGATCCTTTGAACTTATAAGCCAATTAATGATATTTTAGGTAGCTACCTTTAATATTCCAATGTACCTTGATGGTACCGtttagttgtattttttttttaatgttaaatggaTGATATTGTTGAAATGTGAAATAGGAATTGTTGAATTTCCCCTATTGTCGCATTCATGTAGTTAACCGAACTTTTGAACAGCTTAAAGTCCTCGCCTTATTCGTGTCCCTCCGCCAAAAGATTGCTTTATTCTATAGCATCATTGCATTATTGCTAAATTGTAAACGAAATTTTGAATCAAGTGTCATCACTCTTCAGGAAGTCCTGCATCTACACATTTGTTTCCGGaaaaatttacattaaataatCGTCATATATTAGTATTAATCAGTCAGTCAGTTAAAATAAAGCATATTATCGGCTGTATTGTTTTAAGACTATTGGCGGAAGCTGAACTTGACAGGTTTCAAAAGATTTAATTGCATGATCTATATTTTACTTTGCAGACCAGATTGCACAAACCTTCGATATTTTCCTTTACCACTTTTTAACTGTTAGTTCGACCCCATTTAGGTAAGCCGTCAGGTTGAATTCTATTTAATACAACAATAAAATCATACTTTCCGTCTCTTGATTTCCGTATCTTTTCATTTCCTGATTTAGTTCGGTTCTGATTTTGATTGTGCAAAACAAGATACCTAAGAAAACTGACACTTCTAAAAAATAATAGTATTATACATATTTCTGAGTATATTTGATGGGAATTCCTCCGAAATTTCGAAGATTTTGTCAGGTCTGgaatttttgatattttttaatttgcagtgCTCGAAGCTATTTGTAGATAAATGCGGTGCATGAAATACGTGACATCTGCTAAAAAGCACTTCGTCATTCTCACAGAGTTGTAATTCAATCACAAtgcttttcatatttatttttttaaattattcttgtTATTATATGATTGTTATTCCAATGACTTTCAATTTTGGGGAAGTATAGGGTACGAAGAGGAATACTACAATTCGTTTAGCAACGATGCTaactgcgtattcagcatgaaacaattgtatctctaatgataaggtttgagagatagatcagtttcacactcaattctcgacatcaaaaCAGAGTGTGTGTGCCCCTTTCTATTTAGAAgaatgtcagcgccagagcgtttgtaatTAAAGGCTGtattctcatatttggtaattactacCATATTGCATGTTGTGCACTCAtaaattttagatcatataagtattgttgttcagtaatctgatatacgctttgacttgttttcgaaattgtccgttaaacacgtaaatgtttaaagctttaaacaagctgTCGTCCCAGCCGTGGAAttgttacctcactttaatgcatttcaTTCCAACCCGCAATGTATCAAGGTCAGTGTGCGGTCAGTTAGAGAAATCGCTATCGCGCAAACTATGTGcaattgaagtttattttgatcagaaagataataaataaagatattcggtgatagtattatggtatgtcaatcatagattgttattgtgttttcaacaattgcatgattCGGACCAATTTCGataatttaattaacaaatatttatcatttagaccactttattaagcatgagcacgatgattcacgatactattgGATAATAGAATCAAATAAGATTCGACTGTttccggctgacctatatgctttcatttatgttcatgcttcttgtgtttttctattctgtaaatatagatatctaagtaataatatctaataaagcgaaaGAAGCCACGAAAtgtggcgcaacaccccgtaattgatttgcgtgtTATGCAGCTatgaactgcgcagaaaaaatgCATTCGCTACttttgatctcatagatatatgttttgatcgttcataaacaccgaccacaatcaacgccgtatatcttgtttaaagatattttttgtttcatttagcAAAGTCTTTACTACAAAATCTAATCCTTCACCTGTCGAACCCAAATACACGTGTGCGTCTCTTATTAACTCAGAATTGTTCAACCACACGGACTGCGCGGGCCAGCTCAAGTGCAAAAAGAGCAGCGAATGTGTTGACAAAAATCTCGTCTGCGACGGAAAAGCCGTTTGCCAAGACATATCAGACGAGAGCAACTGCAAGGCACACAACATCACGTGCTTCGACATGTTCACGTGTAGGAACGGACAGTGcatcaacaaaaatggcgtctGCGACGGCAAGAAGCAGTGTAACGACGGATCCGATGAAATCGGTTGCCATGGTATCAAGGCTAAACTGGCGATCATTTTGCTCGTGGTCGCCGGACTTGTTTGCCTCATAATGCTCATCATTATAATTGCCGTCTGCTGCAGGTTCTACGATACACGCAATTCCGGTTACAAGACAATCACTTAACcgaaatagcattgttttttgCGAACTTTTTTCGTGAAAATAcatataacacatatttataatattatttatcttCACGTACAGCTTTGGGCCTATTTACTATTTAGTTTATCTTCGTGGATTTTGTTCTTATGAAAAGCTAACTTATGCAATTCACAATCTTTGTTTCGTTATAGTTCTTATGAAAAGCTAACTTATGCAATTCACTATGTTTGTTTAGTTAACTCAATTACCTATAAAACAAGTTATGTTACTGTTTCAAGCATACACAATTGTTATACAATATGTTAATAGGTGCTATTTAAGTTGCGGACGAAGGCTTATTTGATAACCATATATTGTCATGAATCAATAAATATCAGGATAGTATTTAGtacaaaaacataattaattcaattacaaaataaattcaacattgcaatcttatttgttgctttttaaaatattgttttgcattatcCAAGCTGTTAGATCTAATTTTATACCGGTATGTTCTTTTGTGATATTTTATGTGGCTGATGCGTAGTGGATATGGCGTTCGCTTGGCGACTGTGAGATATCAGGGTTAACCCATAAAATGTTAGCGTTCTTTAGATTCCCTAAATAAatcaagtactggtcctacctaggaaacggactcaaaaaagaaatatgaagtatattttaACATCCATCGGTTATATGCTGTATATGATGCGGAGTTGATGGCCAtacttttatgatattattttgttCTTCCTTTTGTAAGTATTTTTTGTATATCTGCAATTAAAGATAATAGTAATCACTACAAAATAACTTAACGAACTAGCGGTCCATTTAAATGATTACCCTTTACATGCGTCTTAAGACAAAATCAACCAGGAATACATTGCTGTGTTGGTTGGGTTCGTTTTGTATTTTGTAAccttattaaacattttaatcggGCGTTTCAGAGAGAGgattagtaaaacaataaaaatgtcaaGGAATGGACAATTACAGAGCATATCAAAACATGATGACCTGTAAAGTGACTTGTTTACATATTGtcgaaatgacaattttccacAGATTTACAAAGTAAAAGAAACATCGTACATCAgggagcgaaataaaaataattgcgtAGACCTTATAGTGGAAATACATTTTCCATAATGAATTAGCATCATTAGAAATGAAAAATTATCATAAAGACGTTACGCACGTCACTGTGGCTATTTTCAAAACGCTTTTGTCATTCATTCGGCATTTTGCTCTAAAGCAACAATTGGGTATTTTATGTATCGTTATGCATGTCTTTTAATAGCGAACCCATTAAAACCCATTAAAATTTGTAACATTATAACATAACTTTTCATATCAATGTCTCATACATATACAATCAAATTGGTACATACCGTATGACttactttagacacatgcatcgAACAGATTGAAATAGAAATGCAACCAACGGAATGTGTTAAATATCATAGCATAGTGTTGCTTTTGCATTCAATATCAAAAAGCAATTACAAAAAATCAATTGAAGTCATACGGCTatgatatgagccgtgctctgcgaaaaaagggtttaatgcatatgcgtaaagtgtcgtccaagattaatagtatgtgcagtccgcacatgctaatcagggaacaCACTTTCCGctgtgtccgcacaggctaatcagggaacacACTTTCCGctgtgtccgcacaggctaatcagggaacacACTTTCCGctgtgtccgcacaggctaatcagggaacacACTTTCCGctgtgtccgcacaggctaatcagggaacacACTTTCCGctgtgtccgcacaggctaatcagggaacacACTTTCCGctgtgtccgcacaggctaatcagggaacacACTTTCCGctgtgtccgcacaggctaatcagggaacacACTTTCCGctgtgtccgcacaggctaatcagggaacacACTTTCCGctgtgtccgcacaggctaatcagggtacaCACTTTCCGctgtgtccgcacaggctaatcagggaacacACTTTCCGctgtgtccgcacaggctaatcagggaacacACTTTCCGctgtgtccgcacaggctaatcagggaacacACTTTCCGCTgtgtccgcacatgctaatcagggaacaCACTTTCCGctgtgtccgcacaggctaatcagggaacacACTTTCCGctgtgtccgcacaggctaatcagggaacacactttccgctgttatgatatttttcgttttaagaaaatctcttctaagcaaaattcaaataagacggaaagtgtcgtacctgattggcctgtgcggactccacggGCTattctgggacgtcactttacgagcacgcataaaaccccttttttacagagcacggcttatatttgttattattatacacTATTCCACTCTAGATTCCGGCTTCTTTCAATTTCCGGACAACAGTCTTCTTCGCTCTCCTATTCCAGCGCTTTGAATGCTGATTTAGTTGGATTCTGATTTTGATTCTGCAAAGCGagatttgagaaaaaaacaacaattaaatgtcttAAACGATAATCGTATTTGACGTTTTACGTTATCAATATGAAAAATATAGAATatatacctttaaaaaaaatcagcaattttGTTAATGTAGGAACTGAATATGAAAACAAGAATCGGTTcttattaatgtatttaaacgTTAGTGACTATAGAAACAGAAGGATACGTATAACAATTATAAAGTTCCTTTCCGCAAACGCAGTAAACGCAAGCAAATTACTGTCATTTCGAAATCGATTGTAACAGTTGGTAATCATCAGCGAAGatctttaaataaatgttgtgaGATATATATACATGTCCGCGACAATCAAGAATTTTCCGCATTTCATGATGTCTAATTTGAATCTGTATTGATTATTCCGGCGTTCGTTCAGAACCAGTTAGGTCGTGGGTTTCATACagtgtaaataataaaaaatataatttcaatggAGCTGTGTGTCTGGTCGctgattttaattttgactttGAGCATATGTCTGCAGAGTGGAGGAGATTTTGCCCAGGATGATTCAACATGCTAAGCGATGCTCGGAGGCAGTAAGTGGATTttcataaacatcatcatcatcatcatcatcatcatgatcatcatcatcatgatcatcatcatcatcatcatcatcatcatcatcatcatcatcatcatcatcatcatcatcatcatcattatcatcatcatcatcatcatcatcaacatcatcaacaacagcagcagcaacagcataataataataataataataataataataatacaaataatattagtAATTATTACTATTATATTTTCTTTCGTTATATGTGATACTTAAGTCActgaattaacatttatttaagttGACATGACGAAGCACTGCTCGCAGACGAAATCGATCAACGGGTCTATGGTCATTTCCGTTTCAAGCCATCAGTACAAGGTCATACCGAAATGCCAGAACTGCTCCGTTGCCATTGTAACCGCAGACGACTATCTTTTGGTCGCCACGCTCTACAAACTCGGGACGGAGATTTCGAACTCCTCTGCTGCTGAATGCGATCTAAACAGACTGGATATATTTGACGGGAATTCTTCGGAAATGTGAAAGATTTTATCAGGTCTGGTATATTCTATATATTTTGCATTTCGTATGTGTTTTGGCAGGTTGAAGACATGTATACTGAAAAAGGATTTAATATTTATCTAAGTTTGTATCGTTACTTCATAGTATTAATACAGAAAGAATTTTTTGCGCGAAACACGTGACATCTGGATAAAAAGAACTGCGACATTCTGAGTTGTTATTGAATGAAATACTTTTCAGAAACTTCTTTTTATATCCAGATACCAAGTCAAATGGGATTCGCAAACGATTAAAAAGTTCATTTTAGATAAAGTTGGCATCTGCGGCTGTAAACTTCCCGACAATACTGTTTTTAAGTCGTCTGGTAACGCCATCACGGTTCGTCTGCAGACGACATGCGACCAGACGATACACGGCGAGCTGGAACTGGTAGTAACGTCAGTAAAACACGGTACGTATTGGACACTCACCGATCATGTGCGCGCATATCTCCGGAGAAATTACAATTTATACCTTGCATACTTATTACATCATTTCTTTAAACAGAGTATTTGGCGTTTTCATATTGCGTAGagtaaaacattaaattttgcTATCATGGTTTCAATGCATACTGTGGAATCGGAATATGCATGGCCATCGTTCACTTATGTCAAAATGTTATGATTATAAAGTGACATGTTTAACAAAGTCTTATAAAAGT
Protein-coding sequences here:
- the LOC127846030 gene encoding very low-density lipoprotein receptor-like, giving the protein MYQELFNHTDCAGQLKCKKSSECVDKNLVCDGKAVCQDISDESNCKAHNITCFDMFTCRNGQCINKNGVCDGKKQCNDGSDEIGCHGIKAKLAIILLVVAGLVCLIMLIIIIAVCCRFYDTRNSGYKTIT
- the LOC127846031 gene encoding vitellogenin receptor-like, producing MTKHCSQTKSINGSMVISVSSHQYKVIPKCQNCSVAIVTADDYLLVATLYKLGTEISNSSAAECDLNRLDIFDGNSSEIYQVKWDSQTIKKFILDKVGICGCKLPDNTVFKSSGNAITVRLQTTCDQTIHGELELVVTSVKHELFNHTDCAGQFKCKTSGECVDKYIVCDGKAVCKDKSDESDCKLHNMMCFDMFTCKSGQCINKTGVNMRRQ